Proteins from one Lachnospiraceae bacterium KGMB03038 genomic window:
- a CDS encoding pyruvate, phosphate dikinase: protein MAKWVYMFTEGNATMRNLLGGKGANLAEMTGLGLPVPQGFTVTTEACTQYYEDGRQINDEIMGQIMEAMTKLEEITGKKFGDKENPLLVSVRSGARASMPGMMDTILNLGLNEEVVETLAEASGNPRWAWDCYRRFIQMYSDVVMEVGKKYFEELIDKMKEEKGVTQDVELTAEDLKTLAGQFKAEYKEKIGDDFPSDAKEQLMGAVKAVFRSWDNPRANVYRRDNDIPYSWGTAVNVQMMAFGNMGDDCGTGVAFTRDPATGENGLFGEFLTNAQGEDVVAGVRTPMHISEMEEKFPEAFTQFKDVCKTLETHYRDMQDMEFTVEHGKLYMLQTRNGKRTAKAALKIACDLVDEGMRTEEEAVAMIDPRNLDSLLHPQFDADALKKATPMGKALGASPGAACGKIVFTADDAVEWAERGEKVVLVRLETSPEDITGMKSAQGILTVRGGMTSHAAVVARGMGTCCVSGCGDIVMDEANKKFTLGGKEFHEGDPISLDGSTGNIYDGIIPTVDATIAGEFGRIMGWADKYRRLKVRTNADTPADAKKAVELGAEGIGLCRTEHMFFGEGRIDAFREMICSETEEEREKALEKVLPYQQGDFEELYEALEGNPVTIRFLDPPLHEFVPTEEEDIKKLAEAQGKTVEQIKAVIDSLHEFNPMMGHRGCRLAVTYPEIAKMQTRAVIRAAIKVQKAHPDWSIKPEIMIPLVGEVKELKYVKRFVVETADAEIAAAGIDLKYEVGTMIEIPRAALTADEIAKEADFFCFGTNDLTQMTFGFSRDDAGKFLNAYYDAKIYENDPFAKLDQTGVGKLMKMAIELGKSSNPNMHLGICGEHGGDPSSVEFCDGLGLDYVSCSPFRVPIARLAAAQAAIAHK, encoded by the coding sequence ATGGCAAAATGGGTCTATATGTTCACAGAAGGTAACGCGACCATGAGAAACCTTCTTGGTGGAAAAGGCGCAAACCTCGCAGAGATGACAGGCCTTGGACTCCCGGTTCCACAGGGATTCACGGTAACGACAGAGGCTTGTACGCAGTATTATGAAGATGGCAGACAGATCAACGACGAGATCATGGGGCAGATCATGGAAGCCATGACCAAACTGGAAGAGATCACCGGAAAGAAATTTGGAGACAAAGAGAACCCGCTTCTCGTTTCTGTTCGTTCTGGCGCGAGAGCTTCTATGCCTGGTATGATGGACACGATTTTGAACCTTGGCCTGAATGAAGAAGTTGTTGAGACGCTGGCAGAGGCTTCCGGCAATCCGCGCTGGGCTTGGGACTGCTATAGAAGATTTATCCAGATGTACTCCGACGTTGTTATGGAAGTCGGAAAGAAATATTTTGAAGAGCTCATCGACAAGATGAAAGAAGAAAAAGGCGTAACACAGGACGTTGAACTGACCGCAGAAGATCTGAAGACTCTGGCAGGCCAGTTCAAGGCTGAGTACAAAGAGAAGATTGGGGATGATTTCCCATCTGACGCGAAAGAACAGTTGATGGGCGCTGTAAAAGCGGTATTCCGTTCCTGGGACAACCCAAGAGCAAATGTATACCGTCGTGACAACGATATCCCATATTCTTGGGGAACCGCTGTCAACGTACAGATGATGGCATTTGGCAACATGGGAGACGACTGCGGTACAGGCGTTGCGTTCACTCGTGACCCAGCTACAGGAGAAAACGGACTGTTTGGAGAGTTCCTGACAAATGCTCAGGGCGAGGACGTTGTTGCCGGAGTTCGTACTCCTATGCATATTTCCGAGATGGAAGAGAAGTTCCCGGAAGCGTTTACACAGTTCAAAGATGTGTGCAAGACTTTGGAGACGCACTACAGAGATATGCAGGATATGGAGTTCACCGTTGAGCACGGCAAGCTGTACATGCTGCAGACAAGAAATGGTAAGAGAACGGCGAAAGCTGCCCTGAAGATTGCCTGCGACCTGGTAGACGAAGGCATGAGAACAGAGGAAGAAGCAGTTGCTATGATTGATCCAAGAAACCTGGATTCTCTGCTTCATCCGCAGTTTGACGCTGACGCTCTGAAGAAAGCCACTCCAATGGGAAAAGCTCTTGGAGCATCTCCTGGAGCTGCTTGCGGTAAGATCGTATTTACAGCAGATGACGCGGTAGAGTGGGCAGAAAGAGGCGAGAAGGTTGTTCTGGTGCGTCTGGAGACCTCCCCGGAAGATATCACAGGTATGAAATCTGCTCAGGGTATCCTGACCGTTCGCGGCGGTATGACCTCTCACGCAGCCGTTGTTGCACGTGGAATGGGAACATGCTGTGTATCCGGCTGCGGCGATATCGTAATGGACGAAGCAAATAAGAAATTCACACTTGGCGGAAAAGAATTCCACGAAGGAGATCCAATCTCTTTGGATGGATCTACAGGAAATATCTACGATGGAATCATCCCAACGGTAGACGCTACTATCGCAGGTGAGTTCGGACGGATCATGGGATGGGCTGACAAGTACAGAAGACTGAAAGTCCGCACCAACGCAGATACACCGGCTGATGCTAAGAAAGCCGTTGAGCTGGGCGCGGAAGGAATCGGTCTTTGCCGTACCGAGCATATGTTCTTCGGCGAGGGCAGAATCGATGCGTTCCGTGAGATGATCTGCTCTGAGACAGAGGAAGAAAGAGAGAAAGCTCTGGAGAAAGTCCTTCCATATCAGCAGGGAGACTTTGAGGAACTGTACGAGGCGCTGGAAGGAAATCCGGTTACCATCCGCTTCCTTGATCCTCCGCTTCACGAGTTCGTTCCAACGGAAGAAGAAGATATCAAGAAACTGGCTGAGGCTCAGGGCAAGACTGTTGAGCAGATCAAAGCTGTGATCGACAGCCTGCACGAGTTCAACCCAATGATGGGACACCGTGGATGCCGTCTGGCAGTAACTTATCCAGAGATCGCTAAGATGCAGACAAGAGCTGTTATCCGCGCAGCGATCAAGGTTCAGAAGGCGCACCCAGACTGGAGCATCAAACCAGAGATCATGATTCCGCTGGTTGGCGAAGTAAAAGAGCTGAAATACGTGAAGAGATTCGTAGTTGAGACCGCTGACGCTGAGATCGCGGCAGCAGGAATCGACCTGAAATACGAAGTAGGTACCATGATCGAGATCCCAAGAGCGGCTCTTACCGCTGATGAGATCGCAAAAGAGGCTGACTTCTTCTGCTTTGGTACAAACGACCTGACACAGATGACATTCGGATTCTCCCGTGACGATGCAGGAAAATTCCTGAACGCGTATTATGATGCAAAGATCTACGAGAATGATCCATTTGCGAAACTGGACCAGACAGGCGTTGGCAAGCTGATGAAGATGGCTATCGAACTTGGAAAATCTTCCAATCCGAACATGCATCTTGGAATCTGCGGCGAGCACGGCGGAGACCCATCTTCTGTTGAGTTCTGCGATGGACTTGGACTGGATTATGTATCTTGCTCACCATTCCGTGTACCGATCGCAAGACTTGCGGCAGCACAGGCAGCGATTGCGCATAAATAA
- a CDS encoding glycine C-acetyltransferase — protein MARKDDILDIYAKEVEGIKEAGLFKGEAPFVSPQGARVTMEDGRELLCMCANNYLGLGDSPRLIEAAKKTYDEKGFGVASVRFICGTQDIHKKLEKKISDFLGTDDTILYSSCFDANGGLFETILTADDAVISDELNHASIIDGVRLCKAKRFRYKNNDMEDLEAKLKEADEAGARIKLIATDGVFSMDGIICNLQGVCDLADKYNALVMVDDSHAVGFVGKTGRGTPEYCGVQGRVDIITGTLGKALGGASGGYTSGRKEIIDLLRQRSRPYLFSNSLAPAIAGASLELFDMLDESTELRDHLEEVTAYYRQQLVDNGFDIIPGTHPCVPVMLYDEKTAAEFAKRMMDKGVYVVAFSYPVVPKGKARIRTQVCASHTKEDIDFIVKCFKEVRDEMK, from the coding sequence ATGGCAAGGAAAGACGACATTTTAGATATTTACGCAAAAGAAGTAGAAGGGATCAAAGAGGCAGGGCTCTTTAAAGGGGAGGCTCCATTTGTTTCCCCGCAGGGCGCGAGAGTGACCATGGAAGATGGAAGAGAGCTTCTGTGCATGTGCGCCAATAACTACCTGGGGCTGGGCGACAGCCCGCGCTTGATCGAGGCGGCAAAGAAAACCTACGATGAAAAGGGATTTGGTGTCGCATCTGTTCGTTTTATTTGCGGAACCCAGGACATCCATAAGAAATTGGAAAAGAAAATCTCCGATTTCCTGGGAACAGACGATACGATTTTGTATTCTTCCTGTTTTGACGCAAATGGCGGTTTGTTTGAGACGATCCTGACGGCAGATGACGCGGTCATCAGTGATGAACTGAACCACGCTTCTATCATCGATGGTGTGCGTTTGTGCAAGGCAAAGAGATTCCGCTATAAAAATAATGATATGGAAGATCTGGAAGCTAAATTAAAAGAGGCGGATGAAGCAGGCGCAAGGATCAAACTGATCGCTACCGACGGCGTGTTCTCTATGGATGGAATCATCTGCAACCTGCAGGGCGTATGTGATCTGGCGGACAAGTACAATGCTCTGGTAATGGTAGACGACAGCCACGCGGTAGGATTTGTAGGAAAGACGGGCCGCGGGACACCAGAATACTGCGGCGTACAGGGCCGTGTAGATATCATTACCGGAACATTGGGCAAAGCTCTTGGCGGAGCTTCCGGCGGATATACATCCGGCAGGAAAGAGATCATTGACCTGCTTCGTCAGCGCAGCCGCCCGTATCTGTTCTCCAATTCTCTTGCGCCGGCTATTGCGGGAGCCAGCCTGGAACTCTTTGATATGCTGGATGAGAGCACGGAATTAAGAGATCATCTGGAAGAAGTGACCGCTTACTATCGGCAGCAGTTGGTAGATAATGGATTCGATATCATTCCGGGAACCCATCCGTGCGTGCCGGTAATGCTCTATGATGAGAAGACGGCAGCGGAATTTGCGAAACGTATGATGGACAAAGGCGTATACGTAGTGGCTTTCTCCTATCCAGTAGTTCCAAAGGGAAAAGCAAGAATCCGTACACAGGTATGCGCAAGCCATACAAAAGAAGATATCGATTTTATCGTGAAGTGCTTCAAAGAAGTAAGAGACGAGATGAAATAA
- the sstT gene encoding serine/threonine transporter SstT gives MKNVIHKWNSISLVKRIICGLIIGIILGLAVPQATGISILGDLFVGALRGVAPVLVFFLVMSALCHMGKGQKTNMKMIVILYMAGNVLAAACAVIASYIFPIVLTFTENTDTSDVAPPSGVTEVLTNLLMNLVDNPVNAIVNANYIGILAWAIIFGVALKGASEGTKKALENISDAVSIAVQWVISCAPFGIMGLIFTTISEQGLEVLLGYGRLILVLVGTMAVVVFIVNPIIVFLFIRKNPFKLVFTCLKESFITAFFTRSSAANIPVNMELCKKLGLDEDTYSISIPLGATVNMAGAAITISTMALAAANTLDIHVSIGSALIMCVLAAASAAGASGVAGGSLLLIPLACSLFGIPDDISMQVVGVGFIIGVIQDSCETGVNSSTDVLYTAIADFRDRRIHPERYADKPFDPEIKIM, from the coding sequence ATTAAGAATGTTATTCACAAATGGAACAGTATCAGCCTGGTAAAACGAATCATCTGCGGCTTGATCATCGGTATTATCCTCGGACTGGCCGTTCCGCAGGCAACCGGAATCTCCATCCTTGGAGACTTGTTTGTCGGAGCACTGCGGGGAGTCGCCCCTGTCCTGGTATTCTTCCTTGTAATGAGCGCTCTGTGTCATATGGGAAAAGGCCAGAAGACTAATATGAAGATGATCGTTATCCTTTATATGGCGGGCAACGTGCTGGCGGCGGCCTGTGCCGTGATCGCAAGCTATATTTTCCCAATCGTGCTCACCTTCACCGAGAATACAGATACCAGTGATGTGGCGCCTCCAAGCGGCGTGACCGAAGTATTGACCAACCTTCTGATGAACCTGGTAGACAATCCAGTCAACGCGATCGTCAATGCTAACTATATTGGTATCCTTGCCTGGGCGATCATCTTCGGTGTTGCCCTCAAAGGCGCCAGCGAGGGGACAAAGAAAGCTCTGGAGAATATCTCCGATGCTGTTTCGATCGCGGTACAGTGGGTCATCAGCTGCGCGCCCTTTGGTATCATGGGTCTGATCTTCACTACCATCTCCGAACAGGGTCTGGAGGTACTCCTTGGATATGGACGTTTGATCCTGGTACTGGTAGGAACCATGGCAGTTGTTGTCTTCATCGTCAACCCGATCATCGTGTTCCTGTTTATCCGCAAAAATCCTTTCAAATTGGTATTCACCTGCTTAAAAGAGAGTTTTATCACCGCTTTCTTTACCAGAAGTTCCGCGGCCAACATTCCGGTCAATATGGAACTGTGCAAGAAGCTGGGACTGGATGAAGATACATATTCTATCTCCATTCCTCTTGGAGCAACGGTTAACATGGCAGGAGCGGCCATCACCATTTCTACGATGGCGTTAGCGGCGGCAAATACATTGGATATCCACGTTTCTATCGGAAGCGCCCTGATCATGTGTGTACTGGCGGCGGCCAGCGCGGCCGGAGCTTCTGGCGTGGCAGGCGGTTCTCTTCTCCTGATCCCGCTGGCATGTAGCCTGTTTGGAATCCCAGACGATATCTCCATGCAGGTTGTAGGCGTTGGTTTCATCATCGGTGTAATCCAGGATTCCTGCGAGACCGGTGTAAACTCTTCTACCGATGTTCTCTACACAGCGATCGCGGATTTCCGCGACAGACGGATCCATCCGGAGCGCTATGCGGATAAGCCTTTTGATCCTGAGATCAAAATTATGTAG
- the sstT gene encoding serine/threonine transporter SstT codes for MKNLVKKWNSISLVKRIICGLIIGIILGLTVPQATGISILGDLFVGALRGIAPVLVFFLVMSSLCHMGKGQKTNMKVIVILYMVGNVVAAACAVIASRLFPIVLTFSENTDTGDVAPPSGVTEVLTNLLMNLVDNPVNAIINANYIGILAWAIIFGIALKGASEGTKRALENISDAVSLAVQWVISCAPFGIAGLIFTTISEQGLEVLLGYGRLILVLVGTMAAVVFIVNPIIVFLFIRKNPYKLIFTCLKESFITAFFTRSSAANIPVNMELCKKLGLDEDTYSISIPLGSTVNMAGAAITISTMALAAANTLDIKVSIGSALIMCVLAAASAAGASGVAGGSLLLIPLACSLFGIPDDISMQVVGVGFIIGVIQDSCETGVNSSTDVLYTAIADFRDRRIHPERYADKPFDPEIKIL; via the coding sequence ATCAAGAATCTAGTCAAAAAATGGAACAGTATCAGCCTGGTAAAACGGATCATCTGCGGCTTGATCATTGGTATCATCCTCGGACTGACCGTTCCGCAGGCAACCGGCATCTCCATCCTTGGAGATCTGTTTGTAGGAGCGCTGCGGGGAATCGCTCCTGTCCTGGTATTCTTCCTGGTCATGAGTTCCTTATGTCACATGGGAAAAGGCCAGAAAACAAACATGAAAGTCATCGTGATCTTATACATGGTCGGCAACGTGGTAGCCGCGGCCTGTGCCGTGATCGCAAGCCGTTTATTCCCGATCGTGCTGACATTCTCCGAGAACACAGATACCGGTGATGTAGCCCCTCCAAGCGGCGTAACGGAAGTATTGACCAATCTTTTGATGAACCTGGTAGACAATCCGGTCAACGCGATCATCAACGCCAACTATATCGGTATCCTTGCCTGGGCCATCATCTTTGGTATCGCCTTAAAAGGCGCCAGCGAGGGGACTAAGCGGGCGCTGGAAAATATCTCGGACGCCGTTTCCCTGGCTGTACAATGGGTCATCAGCTGCGCGCCCTTTGGTATTGCCGGTCTGATCTTCACTACCATTTCCGAGCAGGGGCTGGAAGTCCTCCTTGGATATGGACGTCTGATCCTGGTACTGGTAGGCACCATGGCGGCAGTTGTATTTATCGTCAACCCGATCATCGTATTCTTGTTTATCCGCAAGAATCCTTACAAGCTGATCTTCACCTGCTTGAAAGAAAGCTTTATCACTGCTTTCTTTACCAGAAGTTCCGCGGCCAACATTCCGGTCAATATGGAACTGTGTAAGAAGCTGGGGCTGGATGAAGATACATATTCCATCTCCATTCCATTGGGATCTACCGTTAATATGGCCGGAGCGGCCATCACCATCTCCACCATGGCTCTTGCGGCGGCCAATACCCTGGATATTAAAGTATCCATCGGAAGCGCCCTGATCATGTGCGTACTGGCGGCGGCCAGCGCGGCTGGAGCTTCTGGCGTGGCTGGCGGTTCCCTGCTTTTGATCCCGCTGGCATGTAGCCTGTTTGGAATCCCGGACGATATCTCCATGCAGGTTGTAGGCGTTGGTTTCATCATCGGTGTAATCCAGGATTCCTGCGAGACCGGTGTAAACTCTTCTACCGATGTTCTCTACACAGCGATCGCGGATTTCCGCGACAGACGGATCCATCCGGAGCGTTATGCGGATAAACCCTTTGATCCTGAGATTAAGATTCTGTAA
- a CDS encoding aminopeptidase, whose protein sequence is MNKQNAWKSYDASQLQELERINTDYRACLDAGKTERECIKLTVQKLEAQGYRNIKSIEEGIKPGDKIYAVCMNKSIAIFQIGRQPLENGMNILGAHIDSPRIDVKQNPLYENEELAYLDTHYYGGIKKYQWVTLPLALHGVIAKTDGSVVEVNIGEKDEDPVFVITDLLVHLAGKQMEKKASAVIEGEKLDLLFGSQPIQQAEGLDEEDKDAVKANVLRILKEYYDMEEEDFLSAELEIVPAGRARECGLDRSMILAYGQDDRVCAFTSLFAMLDTQEVERTACCILVDKEEIGSVGATGMHSRFFENVVAELTALTGSESELRVRRTLQNSKMLSSDVSAAYDPMFAEAFEKRSAAFFAKGLVFNKFTGSRGKSGSNDANAEYLAELRSVMEEGNVAFQFAELGKVDEGGGGTIAYIMANYGMEVIDSGVAVLSMHAPWEVTSKADVYEAYKGYKAFLQIR, encoded by the coding sequence ATGAACAAACAAAACGCATGGAAATCTTACGATGCTTCCCAGCTTCAGGAGCTGGAGCGTATCAACACAGACTACAGAGCCTGCCTGGACGCAGGGAAAACGGAACGGGAGTGCATCAAGCTTACCGTCCAGAAACTGGAAGCCCAGGGCTACCGGAATATCAAATCTATCGAAGAAGGGATCAAGCCGGGGGATAAGATCTACGCGGTCTGCATGAACAAGAGTATCGCCATTTTCCAGATCGGCAGGCAGCCGCTGGAAAACGGCATGAATATCCTGGGCGCTCACATTGATTCGCCCAGGATTGATGTAAAGCAGAATCCCTTATATGAAAATGAAGAACTGGCCTATTTGGATACCCATTATTATGGAGGGATCAAGAAATATCAGTGGGTGACCCTTCCTCTTGCCCTCCATGGGGTGATCGCCAAAACGGACGGTTCAGTAGTCGAGGTCAACATCGGCGAAAAGGATGAGGATCCGGTATTTGTGATCACAGATCTTCTGGTCCACCTGGCTGGGAAACAGATGGAAAAAAAGGCCAGCGCAGTGATCGAAGGAGAAAAGCTGGATCTGCTATTTGGGAGTCAGCCGATTCAGCAAGCGGAAGGTCTTGATGAAGAAGATAAGGATGCGGTAAAGGCAAATGTGCTGCGGATCTTAAAGGAATATTATGATATGGAGGAAGAAGACTTCCTGTCTGCGGAATTGGAGATTGTTCCGGCGGGAAGAGCAAGAGAGTGCGGCCTGGATCGGAGTATGATCCTGGCTTACGGACAGGACGACAGAGTATGCGCGTTTACATCCCTGTTCGCTATGCTGGATACCCAAGAGGTAGAGCGGACGGCCTGCTGTATTCTGGTGGATAAGGAAGAAATCGGAAGTGTGGGCGCCACCGGAATGCATTCCCGTTTTTTTGAAAATGTGGTGGCAGAGCTGACCGCCCTGACCGGAAGCGAGTCTGAATTAAGAGTGAGACGGACTCTGCAGAACTCGAAAATGCTTTCTTCCGATGTAAGCGCGGCTTATGACCCTATGTTTGCGGAAGCCTTTGAGAAGCGCAGCGCCGCTTTTTTTGCCAAGGGTTTGGTATTCAATAAATTTACCGGAAGCCGAGGCAAAAGCGGATCTAACGATGCCAACGCGGAATATTTGGCGGAGCTTCGCAGTGTGATGGAGGAGGGAAATGTGGCCTTCCAGTTCGCGGAGCTTGGCAAGGTGGATGAAGGCGGCGGAGGTACCATCGCCTACATTATGGCCAATTATGGGATGGAAGTGATCGACAGCGGCGTAGCGGTCCTTTCTATGCACGCGCCTTGGGAAGTGACCAGCAAAGCAGACGTTTATGAAGCTTACAAAGGATACAAAGCGTTTTTACAGATCCGTTAA
- a CDS encoding L-threonine 3-dehydrogenase — protein sequence MSEKNDGLMWALVKEKPEEGLWMKRVPIPEVGPNDVKIKIHKTAICGTDVHIWQWNDWAQHTIPIGLTAGHEYVGEVVEVGTGVKGFNIGDLVSGEGHITCGKCRNCLEGHKENCKDAKGVGVNRNGAFAEYLVIPSSNVWPCNPNIPEEMYAIFDPFGNATHTALSYDVLGEDVLIAGAGPIGIMAAAIVKFSGARHVVVTDFNEYRLELAKKLGATRVVNLGKEKLPDVMKEIGMTEGFDVGLEMSGSQAGLADMIHNMKHGGNIALLGLQRTDATVDLETVIFNGLNLRGIYGRKVWDTWYKMSTMLQAGLDISQIITHHFDIKDYAKGFEAMISGQSGKVILDWAHVND from the coding sequence ATGAGTGAAAAAAACGATGGATTAATGTGGGCACTTGTGAAAGAGAAGCCAGAAGAAGGATTGTGGATGAAACGAGTTCCAATTCCGGAAGTTGGGCCCAACGATGTGAAGATCAAGATCCATAAGACCGCGATCTGCGGAACAGACGTACATATCTGGCAGTGGAATGACTGGGCGCAGCATACGATTCCTATTGGACTTACCGCTGGCCATGAATATGTGGGAGAGGTCGTTGAAGTGGGAACGGGCGTGAAAGGGTTTAATATAGGAGATCTGGTTTCTGGGGAAGGCCATATCACCTGCGGAAAATGCCGGAACTGTCTGGAAGGCCACAAAGAAAACTGTAAGGACGCGAAAGGCGTGGGTGTCAACAGAAACGGCGCGTTTGCGGAATATCTTGTGATTCCTTCTTCTAATGTATGGCCTTGTAATCCAAATATTCCGGAAGAGATGTACGCGATTTTTGATCCGTTTGGAAACGCGACTCATACAGCGCTTTCTTATGATGTCCTGGGTGAGGATGTGCTGATCGCGGGAGCTGGACCGATCGGGATCATGGCGGCGGCGATCGTAAAATTCTCAGGCGCAAGGCACGTGGTAGTGACCGATTTCAATGAGTATCGTCTGGAACTGGCTAAGAAGCTTGGCGCTACCAGAGTTGTTAATCTTGGAAAAGAAAAGCTGCCTGACGTGATGAAAGAGATCGGAATGACGGAAGGATTTGACGTGGGTCTGGAAATGTCTGGATCACAGGCGGGTCTCGCGGATATGATCCACAATATGAAACACGGCGGAAATATCGCTCTTCTGGGACTGCAGAGAACAGACGCTACCGTAGATCTTGAGACAGTGATCTTCAATGGCCTGAATCTCCGCGGAATCTATGGACGTAAAGTATGGGATACCTGGTATAAGATGTCTACAATGCTTCAGGCTGGCTTGGATATTTCCCAGATCATCACCCACCACTTTGATATTAAAGACTATGCAAAGGGATTTGAGGCTATGATCTCCGGACAGTCTGGGAAAGTGATCCTGGACTGGGCTCATGTGAATGATTAA